A genomic segment from Nicotiana sylvestris chromosome 1, ASM39365v2, whole genome shotgun sequence encodes:
- the LOC104215321 gene encoding divinyl chlorophyllide a 8-vinyl-reductase, chloroplastic, giving the protein MSAFAPFSKLTLQSTKDHNFKQLLSSHFINHVQVSTVPYAIPFLSVNVPFRVNSRKLKPITALAASTIESPKISFRGKNPKDIKVLVVGSTGYIGKFVVKELINKGFNVIAIAREKSGIKGKNSKDDTLEQLNGANVCFSDVTNLESLEKSVENLGVPIDVVVSCLASRNGGVKDSWLIDYEATKNSLVAGKKFGASHFVLLSAICVQKPLLEFQRAKLKFEAELMKEAEMDDGFTYSIVRPTAFFKSLGGQVELVKDGKPYVMFGDGKLCACKPISEQDLASFIADCVLKEDKINQVLPIGGPGKALTPLEQAEILFKLVGKEPKFLRVPIEIMDFAIGLLDFLVKIFPSLEDAAEFGKIGRYYAAESMLVWDPETGEYNADATPSYGKDTLEDFFQKVLKEGMAGQELGEQTIF; this is encoded by the coding sequence atgtCTGCTTTTGCTCCTTTTAGTAAACTTACACTTCAATCAACTAAAGACCATAACTTTAAGCAACTTTTGTCATCTCATTTCATCAATCATGTTCAGGTAAGTACAGTCCCTTatgcaattccttttctttctgTGAATGTACCCTTTAGAGTTAATTCAAGAAAGCTTAAACCAATCACAGCTTTAGCTGCCTCTACTATTGAAAGCCCCAAGATTTCATTCAGAGGTAAAAATCCAAAAGATATTAAAGTTTTAGTTGTGGGGTCAACTGGTTACATTGGAAAATTTGTGGTTAAGGAGTTAATTAATAAAGGGTTTAATGTTATAGCTATTGCTAGAGAAAAAAGTGGTATTAAAGGAAAGAACAGTAAAGATGATACCTTGGAACAATTAAATGGAGCTAATGTGTGTTTTTCTGATGTTACTAATTTGGAGAGTTTGGAGAAAAGTGTGGAGAATTTAGGGGTTCCAATTGATGTTGTTGTGTCTTGCCTTGCTAGTAGAAACGGTGGGGTAAAAGATTCTTGGTTGATTGATTATGAGGCAACAAAGAATAGTCTTGTTGCTGGGAAAAAATTTGGGGCTTCACATTTCGTTTTGTTGTCTGCAATTTGTGTGCAAAAACCCCTTCTTGAATTTCAAAGAGCTAAGCTTAAATTCGAGGCGGAGTTGatgaaagaagctgaaatggaTGATGGTTTTACTTATAGCATTGTTAGGCCAACTGCATTTTTCAAGAGCTTAGGAGGTCAGGTTGAATTGGTGAAAGATGGGAAACCTTATGTGATGTTTGGTGATGGAAAGTTGTGCGCTTGTAAGCCGATAAGCGAGCAAGATTTGGCTTCTTTTATTGCTGATTGTGTATTGAAAGAGGATAAAATCAATCAAGTTTTGCCAATTGGAGGACCGGGGAAGGCGTTGACGCCATTAGAGCAAGCGGAAATTTTGTTTAAACTTGTGGGGAAAGAACCAAAGTTTCTTAGGGTTCCTATTGAAATAATGGACTTTGCGATTGGGTTGCTTGACTTCCTTGTAAAAATATTTCCATCGTTGGAAGATGCGGCCGAGTTTGGGAAGATTGGGAGGTATTATGCAGCGGAGAGTATGTTGGTTTGGGATCCTGAGACCGGGGAATATAATGCCGACGCGACACCTAGTTATGGAAAAGATACATTGGAAGATTTTTTTCAGAAAGTACTCAAAGAAGGAATGGCTGGTCAGGAGTTAGGGGAGCAAACAATATTCTAA
- the LOC104215320 gene encoding CASP-like protein 1 — translation MANEPEKVVPPAEASVAEPEKAAPPPTTGPTDYFAVADVVLRLLVFASALVSVVVMSVSKQTEMVPTPFPPYRAPLPAKFNHSPALIYFVAAFSVAGFFSIITTLGSLYSLTKPGCSAKIISHFIIIDVLLLGIVASATGAAASVAYIGLKGNTHVGWGKVCNMYGKFCRYLGASIGVSLFSTVLLLLLVLLSVYSKKIPK, via the exons ATGGCTAATGAACCCGAAAAGGTTGTTCCACCCGCAGAAGCATCGGTGGCAGAGCCAGAAAAGGCGGCTCCGCCACCGACGACCGGACCCACCGACTACTTTGCGGTGGCGGATGTGGTGTTGAGGTTGTTAGTATTTGCTTCAGCATTAGTTTCTGTGGTGGTCATGTCAGTTAGTAAGCAAACAGAAATGGTTCCAACACCATTTCCACCTTATCGAGCACCTCTCCCTGCTAAGTTCAATCATTCACCAGCACTTAT CTATTTTGTAGCAGCATTCTCTGTGGCTGGATTTTTCAGCATAATTACTACACTTGGCTCCTTGTACTCCCTCACTAAGCCTGGTTGTTCTgcaaagatcatttcccatttcatTATCATTGATGTT CTTTTGCTAGGGATAGTAGCATCAGCAACCGGAGCAGCAGCATCAGTGGCATACATAGGACTAAAAGGCAACACTCATGTGGGATGGGGAAAGGTTTGCAACATGTATGGCAAATTCTGCAGATACCTTGGAGCTTCCATTGGAGTCTCATTGTTCTCAAccgttctgcttcttcttcttgttctccTCTCTGTATACTCTAAGAAgatcccaaagtaa